The following proteins come from a genomic window of Streptomyces liliiviolaceus:
- a CDS encoding ATP-dependent helicase has translation MSSSFSTRRLSYPQGRQGTRGAYRLVRTPPVRVAPPLLDAAQRAAVDHEGGPLLVLAGPGTGKTTTLVESVAARVARGADPERILVLTFSRRAAVELRDRMALRVGAARAPRATTFHSFCYALVRAHQDTDLFVEPMRLLSGPEQDVAVRELLAGQPGLERLGLAHVRWPDELRACLTTRGFADEVRAVLARSRELGLGPDALETFARRIGRPDWLAASAFLAEYLDVLDMQGVLDYAELVHRAVLLARRPGVAERLAERYDAVFVDEYQDTDPAQLRLLDALAGGGRTLVAFGDPDQSIYAFRGADVNGILEFPDVFPRVDGTPAPVEVLRTSRRSGAGLLAATRLLTQRMPLTRLPAEKVRAHRELAPVRDGGQVEVYTYPTAGTELDNIADILRRAHLEDGVPWKEMAVLVRAGSRTIPTIRRTLTAAGVPLDIDGDDLPLRHEPAVTPLLTALKAVAVAELEEPASAEVTPEGPASPEESVPEEQAASEERSVQEEQAVPEKQTAPGEQAVQEKPWLDVETALTLLASPLAGMDAADLRRLGRALREEERAAGNHVPPPSDELLARALAEPERLVAHDPAYARGAQRLGALLRKARERLAGGGTAEEALWELWDGTPWPQRLERAARRGGAAGRNADRDLDAVCALFATAARAEERTGGRGALNFLEEVDAQDIAADTLTRRAVRPDAVRLMTAHRSKGLEWRLVVVAGVQEGLWPDLRRRGSLLEADRIGRDGLAEPLTPGALLSEERRLFYVAATRARERLVVTAVKAPADDGDQPSRFLTELGTEPKDITGRPRRPLSVAALVAELRSTTVDPRVSATLREAAARRLGRLAALGDEDGRPLVPSAHPYRWWGMYEPTESKVPLRDRDHPVVLSGSALDQLANTCALQWFLGREVKADAPATAAQGFGNVVHVLADEVASGRTPADLAVLMERLDSVWEALAFDAPWKSAQEKEHARVALERFLKWHVMDRAERTAVASEHDFDVTLEAGSYEVRIRGSMDRVERDAEGRAYVVDFKTGKQAPSAADVAHHPQLAVYQLAVSEGAVDEAFDGERPEPGGAELVQLRQGAPKKDGGETLPKVQAQQPLEGEWVGDLLATAAGKVLDERFTPTTGQHCTHCAFRASCSARPEGRHVVE, from the coding sequence GTGAGCTCCTCTTTCTCCACCAGGCGCCTGTCGTACCCCCAGGGTCGACAGGGGACCCGTGGCGCTTACCGGCTGGTGCGTACCCCGCCGGTACGGGTGGCTCCCCCTCTGCTGGACGCAGCCCAGCGTGCGGCGGTTGACCACGAGGGGGGCCCGCTGCTCGTCCTCGCAGGTCCGGGCACCGGCAAGACGACCACGCTCGTCGAGTCCGTGGCGGCCCGGGTCGCCCGCGGCGCGGACCCCGAGCGCATCCTGGTGCTGACGTTCAGCCGCAGGGCCGCCGTGGAACTGCGCGACCGCATGGCGCTGCGCGTGGGAGCGGCCCGCGCGCCCCGGGCGACGACCTTCCACTCCTTCTGCTACGCCCTGGTCCGGGCCCACCAGGACACCGATCTGTTCGTGGAACCGATGCGGCTGCTCTCCGGCCCCGAACAGGACGTGGCGGTACGGGAACTGCTCGCGGGCCAGCCCGGCCTGGAGCGGCTCGGCCTCGCCCATGTGCGCTGGCCGGACGAACTGCGCGCGTGCCTGACGACGCGCGGCTTCGCCGACGAGGTCCGCGCGGTCCTCGCCCGCAGCCGTGAACTGGGCCTCGGCCCCGACGCCCTGGAGACCTTCGCCAGGCGCATCGGCCGCCCCGACTGGCTGGCCGCCTCCGCCTTCCTCGCCGAGTACCTCGACGTGCTCGACATGCAGGGAGTGCTCGACTACGCCGAACTGGTGCACCGCGCGGTGCTGCTCGCCCGGCGTCCCGGCGTGGCCGAACGGCTCGCCGAGCGGTACGACGCGGTCTTCGTCGACGAGTACCAGGACACCGATCCGGCGCAGCTGCGGCTCCTGGACGCGCTCGCGGGCGGCGGCCGCACGCTGGTGGCCTTCGGCGACCCCGACCAGTCGATCTACGCGTTCCGGGGCGCCGACGTGAACGGCATCCTGGAGTTCCCGGACGTCTTCCCGCGCGTGGACGGCACACCGGCGCCGGTCGAGGTCCTCAGGACGTCCCGCAGGTCGGGGGCGGGCCTGCTGGCGGCCACCCGGCTGCTGACCCAGCGCATGCCCCTGACCCGCCTCCCGGCGGAGAAGGTACGCGCCCACAGGGAACTCGCCCCCGTACGGGACGGCGGCCAGGTGGAGGTCTACACGTACCCGACCGCCGGTACGGAGCTGGACAACATCGCGGACATCCTGCGCCGCGCCCACCTGGAGGACGGCGTTCCGTGGAAGGAGATGGCCGTCCTGGTACGTGCCGGCTCCCGCACCATCCCGACGATCCGCCGCACGCTCACCGCGGCCGGCGTCCCCCTCGACATCGACGGCGACGACCTGCCGCTGCGCCACGAACCGGCGGTGACGCCCTTGCTGACGGCTCTCAAGGCGGTGGCCGTGGCGGAGCTTGAGGAGCCGGCCTCGGCCGAGGTGACGCCGGAGGGACCCGCCTCGCCGGAGGAGTCCGTCCCGGAGGAGCAGGCCGCCTCGGAGGAGCGGTCCGTCCAGGAAGAGCAGGCCGTCCCGGAGAAACAGACCGCCCCGGGGGAACAGGCCGTCCAGGAGAAGCCGTGGCTCGACGTCGAGACCGCGCTCACCCTCCTCGCGTCCCCGCTGGCCGGGATGGACGCCGCGGACCTGCGCCGTCTGGGCCGCGCCCTGCGCGAGGAGGAGCGCGCCGCGGGCAACCACGTGCCGCCGCCCTCCGACGAGTTGCTGGCGCGGGCCCTGGCCGAGCCGGAGCGGCTGGTCGCCCACGACCCCGCGTACGCGCGCGGGGCCCAGCGCCTGGGCGCCCTCCTGCGCAAGGCACGGGAGCGCCTGGCAGGGGGCGGCACGGCCGAGGAGGCGCTCTGGGAGCTGTGGGACGGCACACCCTGGCCGCAGCGCCTGGAGCGGGCCGCCCGGCGCGGCGGAGCGGCCGGCCGCAACGCGGACCGCGACCTCGACGCCGTGTGCGCGCTGTTCGCGACCGCGGCCCGCGCCGAGGAACGCACCGGAGGCCGAGGCGCCCTCAACTTCCTGGAGGAGGTCGACGCCCAGGACATCGCCGCCGACACGCTCACCCGCAGGGCCGTGCGCCCCGACGCCGTACGTCTGATGACCGCGCACCGCTCCAAGGGCCTGGAGTGGCGCCTGGTCGTCGTCGCGGGCGTCCAGGAGGGCCTGTGGCCCGACCTGCGCCGGCGCGGCTCCCTCCTGGAGGCCGACCGCATCGGACGGGACGGTCTCGCGGAGCCGCTCACCCCCGGAGCGCTCCTCTCCGAAGAGCGCCGCCTGTTCTACGTGGCCGCCACGCGCGCGCGTGAACGGCTCGTCGTCACCGCCGTGAAGGCCCCCGCGGACGACGGCGACCAGCCTTCCCGTTTCCTCACCGAACTCGGCACGGAGCCCAAGGACATAACGGGCCGCCCCCGCCGCCCCCTGTCCGTCGCCGCGCTCGTCGCGGAACTGCGGTCCACCACGGTCGACCCCCGCGTCTCGGCCACCCTCAGGGAGGCCGCCGCGCGCCGCCTGGGCAGACTCGCCGCGCTCGGCGACGAGGACGGCCGCCCCCTGGTGCCGTCCGCGCACCCCTACCGCTGGTGGGGCATGTACGAGCCCACCGAGAGCAAGGTGCCGCTGCGCGACCGCGACCATCCCGTCGTGCTCTCCGGCAGCGCCCTCGACCAGCTCGCCAACACCTGCGCCCTGCAGTGGTTCCTGGGCCGCGAGGTGAAGGCCGACGCCCCCGCGACCGCGGCCCAGGGCTTCGGCAACGTGGTGCACGTCCTGGCGGACGAGGTCGCCTCCGGCCGCACGCCCGCCGACCTCGCCGTCCTCATGGAGCGCCTCGACTCCGTGTGGGAGGCGCTCGCCTTCGACGCGCCTTGGAAGTCGGCCCAGGAGAAGGAGCACGCGCGCGTGGCGCTCGAACGCTTCCTGAAGTGGCACGTCATGGACCGCGCCGAACGCACCGCGGTGGCCAGCGAGCACGACTTCGACGTCACCCTCGAAGCGGGCTCCTACGAAGTCCGCATCCGCGGCTCCATGGACCGCGTCGAGCGGGACGCCGAGGGCCGCGCCTACGTGGTCGACTTCAAGACCGGCAAGCAGGCACCGAGCGCCGCGGACGTGGCTCATCACCCGCAGCTCGCGGTCTACCAGCTCGCGGTCAGCGAGGGCGCCGTGGACGAGGCCTTCGACGGCGAACGCCCCGAGCCCGGCGGCGCCGAACTCGTCCAGCTGCGCCAGGGCGCCCCCAAGAAGGACGGCGGCGAGACCCTGCCCAAGGTGCAGGCCCAGCAGCCGCTGGAGGGGGAGTGGGTCGGCGACCTCCTCGCCACCGCCGCGGGCAAGGTCCTCGACGAACGGTTCACGCCGACGACCGGCCAGCACTGCACGCACTGCGCGTTCCGGGCCTCGTGCAGCGCCCGCCCGGAGGGACGCCACGTCGTCGAGTGA